Proteins from one Salmonella bongori NCTC 12419 genomic window:
- the rarA gene encoding replication-associated recombination protein RarA, producing the protein MSNLSLDFSDNTFQPLAARMRPENLAQYIGQQHLLAAGKPLPRAIEAGHLHSMILWGPPGTGKTTLAEVIARYASADVERISAVTSGVKEIREAIERARQNRNAGRRTILFVDEVHRFNKSQQDAFLPHIEDGTITFIGATTENPSFELNPALLSRARVYLLKSLTTDDIEHVLDQAMQDKTRGYGAQDIVLPDETRRAIAELVNGDARRALNTLEMMADMAEVDDSGKRVLLPALLTEIAGERSARFDNKGDRFYDLISALHKSVRGSAPDAALYWYARIITAGGDPLYVARRCLAIASEDVGNADPRAMQVAIAAWDCFTRVGPAEGERAIAQAIVYLACAPKSNAVYTAFKAALADARERPDYDVPVHLRNAPTKLMKEMGYGQEYRYAHDEPNAYAAGEVYFPPEIAQTRYYHPTHRGLEGKIGEKLAWLAEQDQNSPTKRYR; encoded by the coding sequence GTGAGCAATCTGTCGCTCGATTTTTCTGATAATACATTTCAACCGCTGGCCGCGCGGATGCGGCCGGAAAATTTAGCACAGTATATAGGCCAGCAGCATCTGCTGGCTGCAGGTAAGCCATTGCCTCGCGCTATTGAGGCCGGGCACCTGCACTCCATGATTTTATGGGGACCGCCAGGTACCGGTAAAACTACGCTCGCGGAAGTTATAGCCCGCTACGCCAGCGCCGATGTTGAGCGTATTTCCGCCGTCACTTCCGGTGTAAAAGAGATCCGCGAAGCCATCGAGCGTGCTCGCCAGAATCGAAACGCCGGGCGTCGTACTATCCTGTTTGTCGATGAAGTCCATCGTTTTAACAAAAGCCAGCAGGACGCCTTTCTACCGCATATCGAAGATGGCACTATCACTTTCATCGGCGCGACGACGGAAAATCCCTCTTTTGAATTGAACCCGGCGTTATTATCACGCGCGCGGGTCTATCTGCTGAAGTCGTTGACCACCGACGATATTGAGCACGTTCTGGACCAGGCAATGCAGGACAAAACGCGTGGTTATGGTGCTCAGGATATCGTGTTGCCGGACGAAACGCGGAGAGCGATTGCGGAACTGGTCAATGGTGATGCGCGGCGCGCCTTAAATACACTGGAAATGATGGCTGATATGGCGGAGGTGGATGACAGTGGCAAACGTGTTTTATTGCCCGCGTTATTGACCGAGATCGCCGGCGAGCGCAGCGCGCGTTTTGATAACAAAGGCGATCGATTCTACGATCTTATTTCTGCCTTACACAAATCTGTGCGCGGTAGCGCGCCGGATGCCGCCCTCTATTGGTATGCCCGTATTATTACCGCAGGAGGCGATCCTCTGTATGTGGCGCGCCGTTGCCTGGCGATCGCCTCGGAAGATGTCGGTAATGCCGATCCACGTGCGATGCAGGTTGCCATTGCCGCCTGGGATTGTTTTACCCGGGTTGGTCCGGCGGAAGGCGAAAGAGCGATTGCGCAGGCTATTGTTTATCTCGCCTGCGCGCCGAAGAGCAACGCTGTCTATACCGCCTTTAAAGCCGCGCTTGCCGACGCGCGTGAACGTCCTGATTATGACGTTCCTGTCCATCTGCGTAATGCGCCGACTAAGCTCATGAAAGAGATGGGTTATGGTCAGGAGTACCGCTATGCCCATGATGAGCCTAATGCGTATGCGGCGGGCGAAGTGTACTTCCCGCCGGAAATCGCGCAAACGCGTTATTATCATCCGACTCATCGGGGTCTGGAGGGCAAGATTGGCGAAAAGCTCGCCTGGCTGGCTGAACAGGATCAAAATAGCCCCACAAAACGCTACCGCTAG
- the lolA gene encoding outer membrane lipoprotein chaperone LolA, translating to MKKMAIACALLSSVVVNSVWADAASDLKSRLDKVSSFHASFTQKVTDGSGAAVQEGQGDLWVKRPNLFNWHMTQPDESILVSDGKTLWFYNPFVEQATATWLKDATGNTPFMLIARNQSSDWQQYNVKQNGDNFVLTPKASNGNLKQFTINVGRDGTIHQFSAIEQDDQRSTYQLKSQQNGAVDPAKFTFTPPQGVTIDDQRK from the coding sequence ATGAAAAAAATGGCAATTGCCTGCGCATTACTTTCAAGCGTCGTGGTCAACAGTGTATGGGCTGACGCCGCCAGTGATTTAAAAAGCCGTCTGGATAAAGTGAGCAGCTTTCATGCCAGCTTTACCCAGAAAGTAACCGATGGCAGTGGGGCTGCTGTGCAGGAAGGTCAGGGGGATTTATGGGTCAAGCGCCCCAATTTATTCAACTGGCATATGACACAGCCCGACGAGAGCATCCTGGTGTCTGACGGTAAAACATTATGGTTCTATAATCCATTTGTCGAGCAGGCTACCGCCACGTGGCTAAAAGATGCCACTGGCAACACGCCGTTTATGTTGATTGCCCGTAACCAGTCCAGCGACTGGCAGCAATATAATGTTAAGCAAAATGGCGATAATTTTGTGTTAACGCCGAAAGCCAGTAACGGCAATCTGAAACAGTTCACCATCAATGTAGGACGCGACGGGACTATCCATCAGTTCAGTGCTATCGAACAAGACGATCAGCGCAGCACCTATCAGCTGAAGTCCCAACAAAATGGTGCTGTCGATCCAGCGAAATTTACGTTTACTCCACCGCAAGGGGTAACGATAGACGATCAACGTAAGTAG